A part of Micromonospora chersina genomic DNA contains:
- a CDS encoding MCE family protein — protein MRHRVLGLVFVALLTAALTAAVLQYRGAFTPVDRVTLRADRAGLHLLEGADVKVRGVVVGDVRSVRSDGRGAVIGLALDPAATARIPADVTARLLPKTLFGERYVELVPPPGSAAGPIRDGAEITQDRSRTAVELERVLDEALPLLQSLHPDQLATTLGAIATALEGRGERLGANLARLGAYLRQLNPQLPTIAEDFRQLAAVLDSYDAALPDLLALLRDVTVTAGTIGDQRDQLAAFLADTTDTADTARGFLDRHGDQLIRLGQVSRPVLELLAAYAPEYPCLVHGLVALQPRVEEVFAGGRMHITLEVTRDGGPYERGRDEPVYGAHDGPDCRGMPHPKVPAPEVPVADGYDYRGARTPKPLPVGVPAGGAPAAPAPPAMGRAGTAEERALVAPLVGGLTGTPPAEVPDFAVLLWGPLLRGAVVTAR, from the coding sequence ATGCGACACCGTGTCCTCGGCCTCGTCTTCGTCGCCCTGCTCACCGCGGCGCTGACCGCCGCCGTGCTCCAGTACCGCGGGGCATTCACCCCGGTCGACCGGGTCACCCTCCGCGCCGACCGCGCCGGCCTGCACCTGCTCGAAGGCGCCGACGTGAAGGTACGCGGGGTGGTGGTCGGCGACGTCCGATCGGTGCGCAGCGACGGCCGCGGCGCGGTGATCGGGCTGGCCCTCGACCCCGCCGCCACCGCCCGGATCCCCGCCGACGTGACCGCCCGGCTGCTGCCCAAGACCCTGTTCGGCGAGCGGTACGTCGAACTCGTCCCGCCCCCGGGCAGCGCCGCCGGGCCGATCCGCGACGGCGCCGAGATCACCCAGGACCGCAGCCGCACCGCCGTCGAGCTGGAACGGGTGCTCGACGAGGCGCTGCCGCTGCTCCAGTCCCTCCACCCCGACCAGCTCGCCACCACCCTCGGCGCCATCGCCACCGCCCTGGAGGGGCGCGGCGAGCGGCTCGGCGCGAACCTCGCGCGGCTCGGCGCGTACCTGCGGCAGCTCAACCCGCAGCTGCCCACGATCGCCGAGGATTTCCGCCAGCTGGCCGCCGTGCTGGACAGCTACGACGCGGCGCTGCCCGACCTGCTGGCGCTGCTGCGCGACGTGACCGTCACCGCCGGCACCATCGGCGACCAGCGCGACCAGCTCGCCGCGTTCCTCGCCGACACCACCGACACGGCCGACACGGCGCGCGGCTTCCTGGACCGGCACGGCGACCAGCTCATCCGGCTCGGGCAGGTGAGCCGCCCCGTGCTGGAGCTGCTGGCCGCCTACGCGCCCGAATACCCGTGCCTGGTGCACGGGCTGGTCGCCCTGCAACCGCGGGTCGAGGAGGTCTTCGCCGGTGGCCGGATGCACATCACCCTGGAGGTGACCCGCGACGGCGGCCCGTACGAGCGGGGCCGCGACGAGCCGGTCTACGGTGCCCACGACGGCCCGGACTGCCGGGGCATGCCGCACCCGAAGGTGCCCGCACCGGAGGTGCCGGTCGCCGACGGCTACGACTACCGCGGCGCGCGTACCCCGAAGCCCCTGCCCGTCGGCGTGCCGGCCGGCGGCGCCCCCGCGGCGCCGGCGCCCCCGGCGATGGGCCGGGCCGGCACCGCCGAGGAGCGGGCCCTGGTGGCGCCGCTCGTCGGCGGGCTCACCGGGACGCCGCCCGCCGAGGTGCCCGACTTCGCGGTGCTGCTGTGGGGCCCGCTGCTGCGCGGAGCGGTGGTGACCGCCCGATGA
- a CDS encoding MCE family protein — MTGKTTPALVKLVVFAAVTLLATALLAQTLGAFPPDGATYRARFTDVTGLLAGDDVRIAGVRVGKVADIRVVDDTTAEVAFTVDRNVPLAVGVRAAVRYRNLVGQRYLALTEGPGDPRPLRPDGLIPLTQTRPALDLTVLFNGFRPLFTALDPAEVNKLAYEIVQVLQGEGGTVASLLRRTASLTSTLADRDAVIGRVVTNLNQVLGTLAAHDNELDQSISQLQQFVSGLSADRTAIGEALVSLGELTDTTAGLLRQTRPPLAADVRALDELAGTLNRNSAVIDATLGRLPQRYESLTRVASSGSWFNFYLCDFDGRLAVDGHAPLTVPGVDATAARCATGGAR, encoded by the coding sequence ATGACCGGGAAGACGACCCCCGCGCTGGTGAAGCTCGTGGTGTTCGCGGCCGTCACGCTGCTGGCCACCGCGCTGCTCGCGCAGACCCTCGGCGCGTTCCCGCCCGACGGCGCCACCTACCGGGCCCGGTTCACCGACGTGACCGGCCTTCTGGCCGGCGACGACGTGCGCATCGCCGGGGTGCGGGTGGGCAAGGTGGCCGACATCCGGGTGGTCGACGACACCACCGCCGAGGTCGCCTTCACCGTCGACCGGAACGTGCCGCTGGCCGTCGGCGTGCGCGCCGCCGTCCGCTACCGCAACCTCGTCGGCCAGCGCTACCTGGCGCTGACCGAGGGCCCCGGCGACCCCCGCCCGCTGCGGCCCGACGGCCTCATCCCGCTCACCCAGACCAGGCCGGCGCTGGACCTGACCGTGCTGTTCAACGGCTTCCGGCCGCTGTTCACCGCCCTCGACCCCGCCGAGGTCAACAAGCTGGCGTACGAGATCGTCCAGGTGCTCCAGGGCGAGGGTGGCACGGTGGCCAGCCTGCTGCGGCGCACCGCCTCGCTCACCAGCACCCTGGCCGACCGGGACGCGGTGATCGGCCGGGTGGTGACCAACCTCAACCAGGTGCTGGGCACCCTGGCGGCGCACGACAACGAACTCGACCAGAGCATCAGCCAGCTCCAGCAGTTCGTCTCCGGGCTCTCCGCCGACCGCACCGCCATCGGCGAGGCGCTGGTCAGCCTCGGCGAGCTGACCGACACCACCGCCGGGCTGCTGCGCCAGACCCGGCCGCCGCTCGCCGCCGACGTCCGCGCCCTCGACGAGCTGGCCGGCACGCTGAACCGCAACTCCGCCGTCATCGACGCCACCCTGGGCCGGCTGCCGCAGCGCTACGAGTCGCTGACCCGGGTCGCCTCCTCCGGCTCCTGGTTCAACTTCTACCTCTGCGACTTCGACGGCCGGCTCGCCGTCGACGGCCACGCGCCGCTCACCGTGCCCGGGGTGGACGCCACCGCCGCCCGCTGCGCCACGGGAGGTGCCCGGTGA
- a CDS encoding MCE family protein → MRPFRERNPVIVGAVGLTVLVAVLLGAFQLDRIAALTGRAYAAAFHDASGLATGNEVRVAGVRVGVVTAVELARAPQPYVRVRFRVDDDGVRLGRDTGATIRIKTVLGQKYLALAPAGVGKLPERGQIPLDRTAAPFDVVQAVTGLADTLDKVDTDQLARAFTTLSETFADTPPSVSTSLTGLSRLSRTVSSRDAELRTLLSRARGVTGVLAERDEEFSKLVTDGEKLLTEVTRRRDAIHQLLVGTDQLVTQLSGLVADNRSQLQPALRKLRDVVAVLQRNRDDLEQTIRRMGPFVTAFANVVGNGRWFDSYVDGLLQPYLPAATGGR, encoded by the coding sequence GTGAGGCCGTTCCGCGAACGCAACCCGGTGATCGTCGGCGCGGTCGGGCTGACCGTGCTGGTCGCCGTCCTGCTCGGCGCGTTCCAGCTCGACCGGATCGCCGCGCTCACCGGCCGCGCGTACGCCGCCGCGTTCCACGACGCCAGCGGCCTGGCCACCGGCAACGAGGTCCGGGTGGCCGGCGTGCGGGTCGGGGTGGTCACCGCCGTGGAACTCGCCCGGGCACCCCAGCCGTACGTGCGGGTCCGGTTCCGCGTCGACGACGACGGCGTACGCCTCGGCCGGGACACCGGCGCGACCATCCGGATCAAGACCGTCCTCGGGCAGAAGTACCTGGCCCTCGCCCCGGCCGGCGTGGGGAAGCTGCCCGAGCGCGGGCAGATCCCGCTGGACCGCACCGCCGCTCCGTTCGACGTGGTGCAGGCCGTCACCGGCCTCGCCGACACCCTCGACAAGGTCGACACCGACCAGCTCGCCCGCGCGTTCACGACCCTGTCGGAGACGTTCGCCGACACCCCGCCCAGCGTGAGCACCTCGCTGACCGGGCTGTCCCGGCTCTCCCGCACGGTCTCCTCCCGCGACGCGGAGCTGCGCACCCTGCTGTCCCGCGCCCGGGGCGTCACCGGCGTGCTGGCCGAGCGGGACGAGGAGTTCAGCAAGCTGGTCACCGACGGGGAGAAGCTGCTCACCGAGGTCACCCGGCGGCGGGACGCCATCCACCAGCTCCTGGTCGGCACCGACCAGCTCGTCACCCAGCTCTCCGGGCTGGTCGCCGACAACCGCTCCCAGCTGCAACCCGCGCTGCGCAAGCTGCGCGACGTGGTGGCCGTCCTGCAACGCAACCGCGACGACCTGGAGCAGACCATCCGCCGGATGGGCCCGTTCGTCACCGCGTTCGCCAACGTGGTCGGCAACGGCCGCTGGTTCGACTCGTACGTGGACGGTCTGCTCCAGCCCTACCTGCCCGCCGCCACCGGAGGTCGCTGA
- a CDS encoding MCE family protein: MPGRIQRWRRPLAAATVLVIAVAAGAAVWRHEPPQRRVVAYFTRAVGVYAGSDVRVLGVRVGEVEKVVPQGRVVRVEMRYDPELRLPAGAQALIVPPSVVSDRYVQLTPAYTGGAALDDGARIPVDRTAAPMEIDDIYAALDEFNRTLGPTGANADGALSDLVATGRANLDGNGGNLHDTLDGASRALATLSNGRGDLFGTVVNLQRFTTTLARSDQEVRRFQQQLADVAEQLAGEKEELARALRNLAAALGDVTTFVRQNRTALTSNVTALADITTVLVRQQQAVIQILDVAPLAIGNLNLAYNPRSGTLDTRDNPLGPYDPATFACSLMVAQLPAAEVPAICTKLAQTLRQRGLPLTDQLRKLLKLPPGAPAGSGSSPGSISSPGAPTADQAPGGSTIPSDPTLGGILRGPA; this comes from the coding sequence ATGCCCGGTCGGATCCAGCGCTGGCGGCGCCCGCTCGCCGCGGCCACCGTGCTCGTCATCGCCGTCGCCGCCGGGGCGGCCGTGTGGCGCCACGAACCCCCGCAGCGGCGCGTCGTCGCGTACTTCACCCGCGCGGTCGGCGTCTACGCCGGCTCCGACGTGCGGGTCCTCGGCGTCCGCGTCGGCGAGGTCGAGAAGGTCGTCCCGCAGGGGCGGGTCGTCCGGGTGGAGATGCGCTACGACCCGGAGCTGCGGCTGCCGGCCGGCGCGCAGGCGCTGATCGTCCCGCCCAGCGTGGTCAGCGACAGGTACGTGCAGCTCACCCCGGCGTACACCGGCGGCGCCGCGCTCGACGACGGTGCCCGGATCCCGGTCGACCGGACCGCCGCGCCCATGGAGATCGACGACATCTACGCCGCGCTCGACGAGTTCAACCGGACCCTCGGCCCGACCGGCGCCAACGCCGACGGCGCCCTGTCCGACCTGGTCGCCACGGGCCGGGCCAACCTGGACGGCAACGGCGGGAACCTGCACGACACCCTCGACGGGGCCTCCCGCGCGCTGGCCACCCTGTCGAACGGGCGCGGCGACCTCTTCGGCACGGTGGTCAACCTGCAACGCTTCACCACCACGCTGGCCCGCAGCGACCAGGAGGTACGCCGCTTCCAGCAGCAGCTCGCCGACGTGGCCGAGCAGCTCGCGGGGGAGAAGGAGGAGCTGGCCCGGGCGCTGCGCAACCTGGCCGCCGCGCTCGGCGACGTGACCACCTTCGTCCGGCAGAACCGCACGGCGCTGACCTCGAACGTCACCGCGCTGGCCGACATCACCACGGTCCTGGTCCGCCAGCAGCAGGCGGTCATCCAGATCCTCGACGTGGCCCCCCTGGCCATCGGCAACCTCAACCTCGCCTACAACCCCCGCTCGGGCACCCTGGACACCCGGGACAACCCGCTCGGCCCGTACGACCCGGCGACCTTCGCCTGTTCCCTCATGGTCGCCCAGCTTCCGGCCGCGGAGGTGCCGGCGATCTGCACCAAGCTCGCGCAGACCCTGCGCCAGCGCGGGCTGCCCCTCACCGACCAGCTGCGCAAGCTGCTCAAGCTGCCGCCCGGCGCCCCGGCGGGAAGCGGGTCCTCACCGGGATCCATCAGCTCCCCCGGTGCGCCGACCGCCGACCAGGCGCCGGGCGGCTCTACCATTCCGAGCGACCCCACGCTCGGCGGCATCCTGCGGGGCCCGGCGTGA
- a CDS encoding MCE family protein, which produces MTARRSGAPAGTGARRLRLLAGALAVALLPTGCGLPEVADLPLPGGRPAGPGYTVTAEFTDVLDLVPRAAVKVDDVTVGSVEKISLDGWHARVRLRIDRAVRLPANATAAVRQSSLLGEKYVAVAPPPAEPARGDLADGDLIPLSRTSRGAEVEEVLAALGLLLNGGGLAQLRTINAELNRALAGREPALRDTLTQLDTFLGGLDRQKADIVRAIDALDRLSGRLARQRQVVGDALDSLAPGLTVLARQRAQLTTALTALGRLGTVGTRVVERSRADTVAAVTSLQPILEQLARAGDDLPKSLDFMLSYPFPPNVTGAIVGDFVNLSITADLDAASILANLVAAAPAPAPRASRPAAPAGPRAPATGGPARPGAKPGGVLPGLPDLPLLKCLPDLKDFPAIFTPPKECGLPEGCKLLKPGSTVPLGGLLLPTGLVPQGTALPAGTELPDGTVLTAECVLPVTGAVTGQIGGLTDVLGGGLIP; this is translated from the coding sequence GTGACCGCCCGGCGGTCCGGCGCGCCCGCCGGCACCGGCGCCCGGCGGCTCCGGCTGCTGGCCGGCGCGCTGGCCGTGGCCCTGCTGCCCACCGGCTGCGGCCTGCCCGAGGTCGCCGACCTGCCGCTGCCCGGCGGCCGGCCGGCCGGGCCCGGCTACACGGTCACCGCGGAGTTCACCGACGTGCTGGACCTGGTGCCCCGGGCCGCCGTGAAGGTCGACGACGTCACCGTGGGCAGCGTCGAGAAGATCTCGCTGGACGGCTGGCACGCCCGCGTTCGGCTGCGCATCGACCGGGCGGTCCGGCTGCCGGCGAACGCCACCGCCGCCGTCCGCCAGAGCAGCCTGCTCGGCGAGAAGTACGTGGCGGTGGCCCCGCCCCCGGCCGAGCCGGCCCGCGGCGACCTCGCCGACGGCGATCTCATCCCGCTGTCCCGCACCAGCCGCGGCGCCGAGGTGGAGGAGGTCCTGGCCGCCCTGGGCCTGCTGCTCAACGGCGGTGGCCTGGCCCAGCTGCGCACCATCAACGCCGAGCTGAACCGGGCCCTGGCCGGCCGCGAGCCGGCGCTGCGGGACACCCTCACCCAGCTCGACACCTTCCTCGGCGGGCTCGACCGGCAGAAGGCCGACATCGTCCGCGCCATCGACGCGCTCGACCGGCTCAGCGGCCGGCTGGCCCGGCAGCGGCAGGTCGTCGGCGACGCGCTGGACTCCCTGGCCCCGGGCCTCACCGTCCTGGCCCGGCAGCGGGCACAGCTCACCACGGCGCTCACCGCGCTCGGCCGGCTCGGCACCGTGGGCACCCGGGTGGTGGAGCGCAGCCGGGCGGACACGGTGGCCGCGGTGACGTCCCTGCAACCGATCCTGGAGCAGCTCGCCCGGGCCGGCGACGACCTGCCGAAGTCGCTGGACTTCATGCTGTCGTACCCGTTCCCGCCGAACGTCACGGGCGCGATCGTCGGCGACTTCGTGAACCTGTCCATCACGGCCGACCTGGACGCCGCCAGCATCCTGGCCAACCTCGTGGCCGCGGCGCCCGCCCCGGCACCGCGGGCGTCCCGGCCGGCGGCCCCGGCGGGGCCCCGGGCGCCCGCCACCGGCGGCCCGGCGCGGCCCGGCGCCAAGCCCGGCGGCGTCCTGCCCGGACTGCCCGACCTGCCGCTGCTGAAGTGCCTGCCGGACCTGAAGGACTTTCCGGCCATCTTCACCCCGCCGAAGGAGTGCGGCCTGCCGGAGGGCTGCAAGCTGCTCAAACCCGGCTCCACAGTGCCGCTGGGCGGGCTGCTGCTGCCCACGGGCCTGGTCCCGCAGGGCACGGCGCTCCCCGCCGGCACCGAACTGCCCGACGGCACCGTGCTCACCGCCGAGTGCGTGCTCCCGGTGACCGGCGCCGTCACCGGCCAGATCGGCGGCCTGACCGACGTGCTCGGGGGAGGGCTGATCCCGTGA
- a CDS encoding MCE family protein has protein sequence MIGRTVKLQVLAFVLVSILGVGYVGIRYVGLGDRLFHTGYVVHVDLARAGGLFANAPVTYRGVPVGRVTAVGLRGDGVRADLRIDRGVRVPDALRAVVAQRSAVGEQYLDLRPDRDGGPYLADGSVIPAARTGLPLAPETLLTNLDALVRSVDPDDLTVLISELGTAFEGNEQALARLLDAGDALLAEADQRLPETLALIRDARTVLTTQAESAEALRRWSAGLAQLAATLRAADPELRRLLAGGPPAGVELRALLRGLEPDVGVLLGNLVTVNGIAARRLPGIEQLLVVYPIAVAGGFTVTPGDGTAHLGLVVNAGNPPSCVYSGGGTRCDAGERSAGASVRGAGNAPRPGGADPAPPPDRAGDPGYDPATGLVLGADGRPLQFGGTGGQYRTAGAQSWKQLLLAGVTP, from the coding sequence GTGATCGGACGCACCGTGAAGCTCCAGGTGCTCGCCTTCGTGCTGGTGAGCATCCTCGGCGTCGGCTACGTCGGCATCCGCTACGTCGGACTCGGCGACCGGCTGTTCCACACCGGCTACGTCGTCCACGTCGACCTGGCCCGCGCCGGCGGGCTGTTCGCCAACGCCCCGGTGACCTACCGCGGCGTGCCCGTCGGCCGGGTCACCGCCGTCGGCCTGCGCGGCGACGGGGTCCGCGCCGACCTGCGCATCGACCGGGGCGTCCGGGTACCCGACGCGCTGCGCGCCGTTGTCGCCCAGCGCTCCGCCGTCGGCGAGCAGTACCTCGACCTGCGTCCCGACCGCGACGGCGGGCCGTACCTGGCCGACGGGTCGGTCATCCCGGCCGCCCGGACCGGCCTCCCGCTGGCCCCCGAGACCCTGCTCACCAACCTGGACGCGCTGGTCCGCTCGGTCGACCCCGACGACCTGACCGTGCTCATCAGCGAGCTGGGCACCGCGTTCGAGGGCAACGAGCAGGCCCTGGCCCGCCTCCTCGACGCCGGCGACGCCCTGCTGGCCGAGGCGGACCAGCGGCTGCCCGAGACCCTCGCGCTGATCCGCGACGCGCGGACCGTGCTGACCACGCAGGCCGAGTCCGCCGAGGCGCTGCGCCGCTGGTCGGCCGGGCTGGCGCAGCTCGCCGCCACGCTCCGCGCCGCCGACCCGGAGCTGCGCCGGCTGCTCGCCGGCGGACCGCCGGCCGGCGTCGAGCTGCGGGCGCTGCTGCGCGGCCTGGAACCCGACGTGGGGGTGCTGCTCGGCAACCTGGTGACCGTCAACGGGATCGCCGCGCGGCGGCTGCCCGGCATCGAGCAGCTGCTGGTGGTGTACCCGATCGCGGTGGCCGGCGGGTTCACGGTCACCCCCGGCGACGGCACCGCGCACCTCGGCCTCGTGGTGAACGCCGGCAACCCGCCGTCCTGTGTCTACTCCGGCGGTGGCACCCGGTGCGACGCCGGCGAGCGGTCCGCCGGGGCGAGCGTGCGCGGCGCCGGGAACGCCCCCCGGCCGGGCGGCGCCGACCCCGCGCCCCCGCCCGACCGGGCCGGCGACCCCGGGTACGACCCGGCGACCGGCCTGGTCCTCGGCGCCGACGGCCGGCCCCTGCAGTTCGGCGGCACCGGCGGCCAGTACCGCACCGCCGGCGCCCAGTCCTGGAAACAGCTCTTGCTCGCCGGGGTGACCCCGTGA
- a CDS encoding serine/threonine-protein kinase has protein sequence MSGWQLSGYTPVRRLGAGASGSVVLATHDATGTPVAIKYLVRDIGADSSFRTAFREEARLLGEIDDRHVSRLYEYVESPHGAAIVMELVNGVSLRQMLRAHGPTTPEAALCVLKGSLAGLAAAHAHGVVHRDYKPENVLVTGEGLSKLADFGIAMPVGQGSDTTVSGTPRYMAPEQWTGAPASPACDIYAATATFFECLTGRPPYPGPDLFSLRDQHASAPIPTDPAPAPVHELLRHGMAKRPDERPQPAQVFLEILDRVAGTGYGEDWEERGLRELARRAALLAALWPFPDGAGGATSLASTALGETAGRGGRFRRGRARTALAAGALAAALLVGGAGYSYAAHDDPVTAGGPTGPAVADPTTTAGPAPATPTGTPAPTVTATPSGPATPSATPSATPSGSRSATPSRSPVRTSAPAPTPSTSTSPPPPPDVTAPTVGGVAADPGQLEPNGCPYGYKTATVTATVTDDRSGPAALKVTFAYTLEGVTRTGSMASAGRGVFRGTLGPLPAPKQSSRMPVQVTAVDAAGNATTSASPVYVTLYNYCTPG, from the coding sequence ATGAGCGGCTGGCAACTGTCCGGCTACACGCCGGTCCGTCGGCTCGGCGCCGGTGCGTCGGGCAGCGTCGTGCTCGCCACCCACGACGCCACCGGCACCCCGGTCGCCATCAAGTACCTGGTACGTGACATCGGCGCGGACTCCTCCTTCCGGACCGCCTTCCGGGAGGAGGCCCGGCTCCTCGGCGAGATCGACGACCGGCACGTGAGCCGCCTCTACGAGTACGTCGAGTCGCCGCACGGCGCGGCCATCGTGATGGAGCTGGTCAACGGGGTGTCGCTGCGCCAGATGCTGCGCGCGCACGGCCCGACCACCCCCGAGGCGGCGCTCTGCGTGCTGAAGGGGTCGCTCGCCGGGCTCGCCGCCGCGCACGCCCACGGTGTGGTGCACCGCGACTACAAGCCGGAGAACGTGCTGGTCACCGGCGAAGGGCTGAGCAAGCTCGCCGACTTCGGCATCGCCATGCCGGTCGGGCAGGGCTCCGACACCACCGTCTCCGGCACGCCCCGCTACATGGCCCCCGAGCAGTGGACGGGCGCGCCGGCCAGCCCGGCCTGCGACATCTACGCGGCCACCGCCACCTTCTTCGAGTGCCTCACCGGCCGGCCCCCGTACCCGGGGCCCGACCTGTTCAGCCTGCGCGACCAGCACGCCTCCGCGCCCATCCCGACCGACCCGGCCCCCGCGCCGGTGCACGAGCTGCTCCGCCACGGCATGGCCAAGCGGCCCGACGAGCGGCCGCAGCCCGCCCAGGTGTTCCTGGAGATCCTCGACCGGGTGGCCGGCACCGGATACGGGGAGGACTGGGAGGAGCGGGGCCTGCGCGAGCTGGCCCGCCGGGCCGCCCTGCTCGCCGCGCTCTGGCCGTTCCCCGACGGCGCGGGCGGCGCCACCAGCCTCGCCAGCACCGCGCTCGGCGAGACGGCGGGCCGCGGCGGCCGGTTCCGCCGGGGCCGCGCCCGGACCGCGCTGGCCGCCGGCGCCCTCGCCGCCGCCCTGCTGGTGGGCGGCGCCGGCTACAGCTACGCCGCGCACGACGACCCGGTGACCGCCGGCGGCCCGACCGGTCCCGCCGTCGCCGACCCCACCACCACCGCCGGTCCGGCCCCCGCCACCCCGACCGGCACGCCGGCGCCGACCGTGACCGCCACCCCGTCCGGGCCGGCCACGCCGTCGGCCACCCCGAGCGCGACCCCGAGCGGCTCCCGCTCCGCGACGCCCAGCCGCTCACCGGTACGCACGAGCGCCCCCGCACCGACCCCGTCGACCAGCACCTCGCCGCCCCCGCCGCCGGACGTCACCGCCCCCACCGTCGGTGGTGTCGCCGCCGACCCCGGCCAGCTCGAACCGAACGGCTGCCCGTACGGCTACAAGACCGCCACGGTCACCGCCACGGTCACCGACGACCGCAGCGGCCCGGCCGCGCTCAAGGTCACCTTCGCCTACACCCTGGAGGGCGTCACCCGGACGGGGTCGATGGCCTCCGCCGGGCGCGGCGTGTTCCGGGGCACGCTCGGCCCGTTGCCGGCGCCGAAGCAGAGCAGCCGCATGCCCGTCCAGGTCACCGCCGTCGACGCCGCCGGCAACGCGACCACCTCGGCGTCGCCGGTGTACGTGACGCTCTACAACTACTGCACCCCCGGCTAG
- a CDS encoding mechanosensitive ion channel family protein: MKDNFGDAVGDAFRSVMLFLPKAVAFVAILVAGWLIAKAVLKIVDKVLERVHFDRAVERGGIKTALARSKYDASDIVAKLAYYAVLLVTLQLAFGIWGPNPISDLIHGVVAWLPRAFVAIVIVVVAAAIAKAVKDIISSALGGLSYGRVLANIASVFILGLGIIAALNQIGVATTVTTPVLIAVLATVGGILVVGVGGGLVRPMQSRWENWLARAEEESRTIATHARAYQAGRRDVEARFAGPTSPYAEAELTRPVAGETEADRTQPVAPYGAAEPTQPVPPYGDPDRTQPTTPRQPTAEQAADSEATMIIPQADVDRSRR; encoded by the coding sequence ATGAAAGACAACTTCGGGGACGCGGTGGGTGACGCGTTCCGCTCGGTGATGCTGTTCCTGCCCAAGGCGGTCGCCTTCGTCGCCATCCTGGTGGCCGGCTGGCTGATCGCCAAGGCCGTGCTGAAGATCGTGGACAAGGTCCTGGAGCGGGTCCACTTCGACCGCGCCGTCGAGCGCGGCGGCATCAAGACCGCGCTCGCCCGCTCGAAGTACGACGCCAGCGACATCGTCGCGAAGCTGGCCTACTACGCGGTGCTGCTGGTCACCCTCCAGCTCGCCTTCGGCATCTGGGGCCCGAACCCGATCTCGGACCTGATCCACGGCGTGGTGGCCTGGCTGCCCCGGGCGTTCGTGGCCATCGTCATCGTGGTGGTCGCCGCGGCCATCGCCAAGGCGGTCAAGGACATCATCTCCAGCGCCCTCGGCGGCCTCTCCTACGGCCGGGTGCTCGCGAACATCGCCTCCGTGTTCATCCTGGGCCTCGGCATCATCGCCGCGCTCAACCAGATCGGCGTCGCCACCACGGTGACCACCCCGGTGCTGATCGCCGTGCTCGCCACCGTCGGCGGCATCCTCGTCGTCGGCGTCGGCGGCGGCCTGGTCCGCCCGATGCAGAGCCGCTGGGAGAACTGGCTGGCCCGCGCCGAGGAGGAGTCGCGGACCATCGCCACCCACGCCCGGGCGTACCAGGCGGGGCGGCGGGACGTCGAGGCGCGGTTCGCCGGGCCGACCAGCCCGTACGCCGAGGCCGAGCTGACCCGGCCGGTGGCCGGCGAGACCGAGGCGGACCGGACCCAGCCGGTCGCCCCGTACGGTGCCGCGGAGCCGACCCAGCCGGTGCCGCCGTACGGCGACCCGGACCGCACCCAGCCGACCACGCCGCGGCAGCCCACGGCCGAGCAGGCCGCGGACAGCGAGGCCACGATGATCATCCCGCAGGCGGACGTGGACCGGTCCCGCCGCTGA